In Deltaproteobacteria bacterium, one genomic interval encodes:
- a CDS encoding DUF4124 domain-containing protein, whose protein sequence is MAILIFLLGLFLFFGSDSFAQVYKYVDKEGKVCFTDNLMSSLLKDGTSNKEQNSKGVINQKKRNGQPILSRKIVEWGKGDDIINPRK, encoded by the coding sequence ATGGCCATATTGATTTTTCTTTTGGGTCTTTTTCTTTTCTTCGGATCGGATTCTTTTGCTCAGGTCTACAAGTATGTGGACAAGGAGGGTAAGGTCTGCTTTACCGATAACTTAATGTCTTCTCTTTTAAAAGATGGTACCTCAAATAAAGAACAAAATTCAAAAGGGGTAATCAATCAAAAAAAAAGAAATGGTCAGCCGATATTGAGTAGGAAGATTGTTGAATGGGGCAAAGGAGACGATATAATCAATCCCCGGAAATAG